A region of Marnyiella aurantia DNA encodes the following proteins:
- a CDS encoding DUF1573 domain-containing protein: protein MKKSIIVLSLFAAVLGVTSCEKKENTEVRTEDSVIVEDSMAAATDMNAEAAAAADPQAELIKKAQSYPLTSLALSENHFDFKSVKKGEKVKHVYEVTNTGENPLIISQVKPACGCTAPDYTTTPILPGQKGSVTLEFDSSSFDGLQNKQAEIFANVEKPVVITFSANVVN, encoded by the coding sequence ATGAAAAAATCAATCATTGTTCTGTCGCTATTTGCTGCAGTTTTAGGAGTAACATCCTGTGAAAAGAAAGAAAATACGGAAGTACGTACAGAAGATTCTGTAATAGTTGAGGACAGCATGGCCGCAGCCACAGATATGAATGCCGAAGCGGCAGCCGCAGCGGATCCACAGGCTGAACTCATCAAAAAAGCGCAGTCCTACCCACTTACCAGCCTGGCACTTTCAGAAAATCATTTCGATTTCAAATCCGTTAAGAAAGGAGAAAAAGTAAAGCACGTTTACGAAGTAACCAATACCGGAGAAAATCCACTTATCATCTCTCAGGTTAAGCCTGCATGCGGATGTACTGCCCCAGACTATACCACTACCCCAATACTGCCGGGACAGAAAGGAAGCGTAACACTTGAATTCGATTCTTCAAGTTTTGACGGTCTTCAGAACAAGCAGGCTGAAATTTTTGCAAACGTAGAAAAACCGGTTGTTATTACTTTTTCGGCTAACGTAGTAAACTAA
- the yajC gene encoding preprotein translocase subunit YajC — MISIFLQAPAAGGSSMTMMLMMGLMFVGFYFLMIRPQMRKAKQEKGFQESLKVGQRVVTTAGLHGRIAQIMEDGVVIETLSGKLKFERSSISRDYTQARFPDNATEETK; from the coding sequence ATGATAAGTATATTTTTACAGGCCCCGGCAGCAGGTGGCAGCAGTATGACAATGATGCTGATGATGGGTCTGATGTTCGTGGGATTTTATTTCCTGATGATTCGCCCCCAAATGAGAAAGGCCAAGCAGGAAAAAGGTTTCCAGGAATCACTGAAAGTAGGTCAGCGTGTGGTTACTACAGCTGGTTTGCACGGCAGAATTGCCCAGATTATGGAAGATGGTGTTGTTATTGAAACCCTTTCCGGAAAGTTGAAGTTTGAAAGGTCATCTATCTCCCGCGATTATACGCAGGCAAGATTTCCTGACAATGCCACTGAGGAAACCAAATAA
- the bshB1 gene encoding bacillithiol biosynthesis deacetylase BshB1 produces the protein MKVDILAIGAHPDDVELGCGGTIAKLISEGRTVAVIDLTEGELGTRGTNITRAQEAAEASSILKISARENLKMKDGFLLNNEEHQLKIVKMIRKYQPNIVLGNAVEDRHPDHGKAAKLISDACFLSGLIKIETEHDGMPQDAWRPKQVFHYIQWKNLEPDFVVDISDFMDVKLQACMAYKTQFYDPKSDEPMTPIATKDFQESLTYRAQDLGRLSGVQFAEGFTTERLLALKNFDGIIL, from the coding sequence ATGAAAGTTGATATTTTAGCCATAGGAGCACATCCCGATGATGTGGAACTGGGCTGTGGCGGAACCATAGCAAAACTAATTTCTGAAGGGAGAACAGTGGCGGTAATCGATCTTACAGAGGGAGAACTGGGAACACGGGGCACAAATATTACACGTGCTCAGGAAGCTGCAGAAGCTTCATCTATCCTGAAAATCTCTGCCAGGGAAAATCTTAAAATGAAGGATGGCTTTCTGCTGAATAATGAGGAACATCAGCTGAAGATTGTAAAGATGATCCGTAAATATCAGCCAAATATTGTTTTGGGCAATGCGGTAGAAGACCGTCATCCCGACCACGGAAAAGCAGCTAAACTAATTTCGGATGCCTGTTTCCTGTCCGGACTTATAAAGATTGAAACAGAACACGACGGAATGCCGCAAGACGCCTGGAGACCCAAGCAGGTTTTCCATTATATACAGTGGAAAAACCTGGAACCTGATTTTGTTGTAGATATCTCTGATTTTATGGATGTGAAACTGCAGGCCTGTATGGCTTATAAAACCCAGTTTTATGACCCCAAATCTGATGAACCTATGACCCCAATAGCTACAAAGGATTTTCAGGAAAGCCTGACTTACCGGGCTCAGGATCTGGGCAGGCTGTCGGGTGTACAGTTTGCGGAGGGTTTTACCACGGAAAGGCTGCTGGCATTGAAAAATTTCGACGGAATAATTTTGTAG
- a CDS encoding tetratricopeptide repeat protein produces MKNNMKLPQKAVFAVAAAFFANFTFGQTLQDGITSIDSHKYAQAKQNFEQMVSKSPSAENYFYLGNTYLTQNEPDWATAEQNFRKGLAEDSKSYLNRIGLATIKLGKGDKSAVAEIQNIVKDSREKDAEVLFRAGQALTLFEKNNNPELAIQYLDKAVERAMKGGVPAPYYYTLGDAYRLQLTNSPQVAGKAMSAYEKALPLAKNKASVYTRMGTLWMQANQWKMAKERITQAISTDPTYAPAYRALAGYEMKFQQPQAATQALVNYAKYADEDPGTQLEISKLYFTNQDYANSRAVLDKVFNVVEDPIKYKLRAYLDYADGKYTQAQTDLNTFINTVTDKSRIYPADRGLEGLILAGLAKDEKDAAKKSSMMIESQQKIAIAKNAKDETLNWDNELLKIQGGGASTAAANAGPTNPAIEALKKQTAANPNDADALVKLGSAYQEAQNWNGAILTWDKMIALSPTWAYSYYAKGAAYQQLGNEAMAESSYQKFIDTVLTQKPEEQAAQKETLSYAYYLVAYFNQTKDVAKARDYAAKAVQLNPGYEDAVNLNANLNK; encoded by the coding sequence ATGAAAAATAATATGAAATTACCCCAAAAAGCAGTTTTCGCGGTAGCAGCGGCTTTTTTCGCGAATTTTACTTTTGGTCAGACTCTCCAGGATGGCATTACCAGCATAGACAGTCATAAATATGCACAGGCCAAACAGAATTTTGAACAGATGGTGAGTAAATCACCTTCAGCTGAGAATTATTTTTATCTTGGTAATACCTACCTGACGCAGAATGAACCTGATTGGGCTACAGCTGAACAGAATTTCAGAAAGGGTCTTGCTGAGGACAGCAAAAGTTACCTGAACAGAATCGGTTTAGCAACAATCAAACTCGGAAAGGGAGATAAGTCTGCCGTTGCCGAAATCCAGAATATCGTTAAAGATTCCAGGGAGAAAGATGCTGAAGTTCTTTTCAGAGCCGGACAGGCACTTACTCTTTTCGAAAAGAATAATAATCCTGAACTGGCTATCCAATACCTGGACAAGGCGGTGGAAAGAGCTATGAAAGGTGGTGTACCCGCGCCTTACTATTATACATTAGGTGATGCTTACCGTTTGCAGCTAACCAACAGCCCACAGGTGGCAGGTAAGGCTATGTCAGCATATGAGAAAGCACTTCCTCTGGCTAAGAACAAAGCTTCTGTATACACACGTATGGGAACATTGTGGATGCAGGCTAATCAGTGGAAAATGGCTAAAGAAAGGATAACGCAGGCTATTTCAACCGATCCTACCTATGCACCGGCTTACCGCGCACTTGCAGGTTACGAAATGAAGTTCCAGCAGCCGCAGGCAGCAACACAGGCTTTGGTTAATTATGCCAAATATGCAGATGAAGATCCAGGAACGCAGTTGGAAATATCAAAACTGTATTTTACCAACCAAGATTACGCAAATTCGCGCGCGGTATTGGATAAGGTGTTTAATGTTGTTGAGGATCCCATCAAATACAAATTAAGAGCTTATCTTGATTACGCAGACGGAAAATATACGCAGGCACAGACAGATCTGAACACCTTCATTAACACTGTTACAGATAAATCAAGGATTTACCCTGCTGACCGCGGACTTGAAGGTCTTATTCTGGCAGGACTAGCCAAAGACGAGAAGGATGCGGCAAAGAAATCTTCAATGATGATTGAATCCCAGCAAAAAATCGCCATCGCGAAGAATGCTAAGGATGAGACGCTGAACTGGGACAATGAACTTCTTAAGATTCAGGGAGGGGGTGCCAGTACCGCAGCGGCAAACGCTGGACCCACGAACCCTGCGATAGAGGCATTGAAAAAGCAGACTGCTGCCAATCCTAATGATGCCGATGCTCTGGTAAAACTGGGAAGCGCTTATCAGGAAGCACAGAACTGGAATGGAGCGATCCTTACCTGGGATAAGATGATAGCACTTTCGCCAACCTGGGCATATTCCTACTATGCAAAAGGAGCAGCCTACCAGCAGTTAGGAAATGAAGCAATGGCTGAATCTTCTTATCAGAAATTCATTGATACGGTTCTGACCCAAAAACCGGAAGAGCAGGCTGCTCAGAAGGAAACGCTGTCCTATGCTTACTATCTGGTGGCCTACTTTAACCAGACAAAGGACGTGGCCAAAGCCAGGGACTACGCTGCAAAAGCAGTACAGCTAAACCCTGGTTATGAGGATGCTGTAAACCTGAATGCTAACCTGAATAAATAA
- a CDS encoding PstS family phosphate ABC transporter substrate-binding protein — protein MKISIYIIALLVFLFSCTEKAESAPENYHQGEVTILTDESFRSVTEALADGYMIHYPNTQVKVETRKEDVGFMDLLQGKAKVAVMSRELSEEEIKEYERVTESKFEPAKFAADAVVFVVPRDSERESISMEEISSAMQSPEKQLVFDGTNASNLNFVAQQLGKKPAELQYSIISGNSNIIRELQNYPNKIGVVGLNTLSRPYSAEAENLRKQVKILPITYKGKTVAPETTNLANMSYPFTRVLYFLVNERTFNIAHGFIRFSCTHLGQMIVDKEGLQKYNLYQREVKMY, from the coding sequence ATGAAGATTAGTATTTATATTATTGCGCTGCTGGTCTTTTTATTCAGCTGCACGGAGAAGGCAGAGTCTGCTCCTGAAAACTATCACCAGGGAGAAGTAACCATACTGACCGATGAATCTTTTCGAAGCGTTACGGAAGCGCTTGCGGACGGGTATATGATTCATTATCCCAACACACAGGTGAAGGTAGAAACACGAAAGGAAGATGTAGGATTTATGGATTTGCTCCAGGGTAAAGCTAAAGTGGCCGTCATGTCCCGTGAACTTTCGGAGGAGGAAATTAAAGAATATGAAAGAGTGACCGAATCTAAATTTGAACCTGCCAAATTTGCTGCGGATGCTGTAGTTTTCGTAGTTCCCCGCGATTCTGAAAGGGAAAGCATTTCTATGGAAGAAATAAGTTCCGCTATGCAGTCCCCGGAGAAACAGCTGGTGTTTGATGGCACTAATGCCAGTAACCTGAACTTTGTGGCCCAGCAGTTGGGTAAAAAACCGGCAGAACTGCAGTACTCTATAATCAGCGGGAACAGCAATATCATTCGGGAACTGCAGAACTATCCCAATAAAATTGGCGTTGTAGGTCTCAATACACTTAGCAGGCCGTATTCCGCTGAAGCTGAAAATTTGCGCAAACAGGTGAAGATACTACCCATCACATACAAGGGTAAAACGGTTGCTCCGGAAACCACCAATCTTGCCAACATGTCATATCCTTTTACCAGGGTGCTCTATTTTCTGGTGAATGAGCGTACATTCAATATCGCGCACGGCTTTATTCGCTTTTCCTGTACTCACCTGGGGCAAATGATCGTGGATAAGGAAGGACTTCAGAAATACAACCTTTACCAAAGGGAAGTTAAAATGTATTAA
- a CDS encoding energy transducer TonB, with amino-acid sequence MADDNNYSPDLTLDEIVFENRNKQYGAYDLRNSYRRVLTRSFIVGTVLFLVLALTPFIILKIQEMNAEAKKEVDANLIEIIQEDVILEQPKEEEPPPPPPPPKEEPKQEVIQNVVPEPKKAPKVETPPPPISKQLETTTGLQNQEGVKTPTYTPPPPPPSTGTKAATIEAPKVSTTEVYDTVDQAAEFPGGLSAFRQKVSNSFDTGVMEGDEGSIKADITFVVERDGSITDIVAKGPNRDFNAEAVRTIKSIRNKWTPGKINGQAVRQKYRLPITMNFQY; translated from the coding sequence ATGGCAGATGATAACAATTACAGTCCCGATCTGACTTTAGACGAGATTGTATTTGAAAACAGAAATAAGCAGTATGGCGCTTATGATCTGCGGAACAGTTACCGCAGAGTTCTTACGCGTTCATTCATAGTTGGGACTGTATTGTTCCTTGTTTTAGCACTTACCCCTTTTATTATCCTGAAAATCCAGGAAATGAATGCGGAAGCTAAGAAGGAAGTAGATGCGAACCTGATTGAAATTATACAGGAAGATGTGATCCTGGAGCAGCCTAAGGAGGAAGAACCACCACCACCACCTCCTCCTCCAAAGGAGGAGCCAAAGCAGGAGGTGATCCAGAATGTGGTACCGGAGCCGAAGAAGGCACCTAAGGTGGAAACTCCACCGCCGCCAATTTCAAAGCAGCTGGAAACCACTACAGGACTTCAGAATCAGGAGGGGGTGAAAACACCAACCTATACGCCGCCACCGCCGCCACCGTCTACCGGTACTAAGGCTGCGACGATTGAAGCACCGAAAGTAAGCACTACTGAAGTATATGATACGGTTGACCAGGCAGCTGAATTTCCAGGAGGTTTGTCTGCATTCAGACAGAAAGTTTCAAATTCCTTTGATACTGGTGTAATGGAGGGTGATGAAGGTTCAATTAAGGCAGATATAACATTTGTGGTAGAAAGAGATGGTTCAATTACTGATATCGTGGCAAAAGGTCCAAACCGAGACTTTAATGCCGAGGCGGTTCGAACTATCAAATCTATTAGGAACAAGTGGACACCTGGTAAAATTAATGGACAGGCTGTTAGGCAGAAATATAGGTTGCCTATCACAATGAATTTTCAATATTAA
- a CDS encoding ExbD/TolR family protein produces the protein MAEVQVKDSSGKGGKVRSKKQVPHVDLTPMVDLAFLLITFFMLVTTFNKPNVMDLGLPAKPKENQKPPDTEIKLSNSISLLIGKDNRIFWHQQDNTSLTDGTLNETSFDREGIRNIIKQAKARAADQTKFTVIIKPTDDAVYKNFVDILDEMAITNSEMYGVTDVKPWEQAIYERKVGGTSAPAPTN, from the coding sequence ATGGCAGAAGTACAAGTAAAAGACAGTAGCGGGAAAGGTGGCAAGGTACGCTCCAAGAAGCAGGTACCCCACGTAGATCTTACCCCCATGGTGGACTTGGCGTTCCTTTTGATTACATTCTTCATGTTGGTAACGACGTTTAACAAACCGAATGTAATGGACCTGGGACTTCCGGCTAAACCGAAAGAAAATCAGAAACCGCCTGATACGGAAATCAAATTATCCAATTCAATTTCTCTGCTAATTGGCAAGGACAACAGGATTTTCTGGCATCAGCAGGATAATACCAGCCTGACCGACGGTACACTAAATGAAACTTCTTTTGACAGAGAAGGAATCAGGAATATCATTAAGCAGGCAAAAGCCAGAGCAGCAGATCAGACCAAGTTTACGGTCATTATAAAACCAACTGATGACGCGGTTTATAAGAATTTTGTTGATATACTGGATGAAATGGCTATTACCAATAGTGAAATGTACGGTGTTACCGACGTTAAACCATGGGAACAGGCTATTTATGAGAGAAAGGTAGGCGGCACAAGTGCGCCTGCACCGACGAATTAA
- a CDS encoding ExbD/TolR family protein, which yields MARVKPKRHNIRVDMTAMTDVSFLLLTFFILTAQFAKPDVETITTPSSISEKLLPDASLMTILSTPDGKFYFTPVENGSERMQLLDNMGEKYGMKFTDPEKAAFSQVQAIGVPMNQLKGFLNLPDEDRKAYKSPTGIPMDSANAQLIDWVQQSLAVNPDYKLAIKGDTQTKYPKVKALFEGLRDIDFLKFWLITSQETAQE from the coding sequence ATGGCGAGAGTCAAACCAAAAAGACATAATATAAGGGTAGATATGACGGCTATGACCGACGTATCGTTTCTGCTCCTTACGTTCTTTATCCTCACGGCTCAGTTTGCAAAACCTGATGTTGAGACGATAACCACGCCATCTTCTATATCTGAAAAACTTCTTCCGGATGCCAGTTTAATGACTATCCTGAGTACGCCGGACGGAAAGTTCTATTTTACACCCGTAGAAAACGGCAGCGAGAGAATGCAGCTGCTGGATAATATGGGAGAGAAGTATGGTATGAAATTCACGGATCCCGAGAAGGCAGCCTTTTCACAGGTACAGGCCATTGGTGTCCCTATGAATCAGCTTAAAGGTTTCCTGAACCTGCCTGATGAAGACCGTAAGGCTTACAAAAGCCCTACCGGAATCCCAATGGATAGTGCTAATGCACAGCTTATTGATTGGGTACAGCAGAGTTTAGCGGTGAACCCGGATTATAAGTTGGCTATTAAAGGAGATACGCAGACTAAGTACCCTAAGGTGAAAGCCTTGTTCGAAGGACTGAGAGATATTGATTTCTTGAAGTTCTGGTTAATAACAAGTCAGGAAACAGCACAAGAATAA